A region of Subtercola boreus DNA encodes the following proteins:
- a CDS encoding HNH endonuclease signature motif containing protein — translation MNQPAAPAPDFASVVSWVLDARHGFDAVLAGAGGAAAPCGLADDALVAATVQVESLGRIVDGLRVQVAGEVAARSAAEFGAEGLARSHNVRSVPKFLAAITGARDETIKARIKLASQVHTSISLVGLPNPPRFPQVADALARGDLGVDAAVAITRRLSEAAAKIGFTEEVSEAEASLVALAQQTSGSFGYSANQVDDLAIRCREHLDPDGAEPREADLHEKRYLELKAHRSGMTSIRGLLSPSMAAIVASALEPHTSPRIVAFEPDLSDAADPSALGEAGAAATAAGADGAATAAGADGADGADGAAAAAGIVADTSATNPAGLKNGDPVALVDGLTADTRTTGQKRVDALVNLLQVAAGRPEMPRLNGAAPTVNLHASLEDVVTGRGIGWIDGLTAPVPYSTVEALLCHGDVITTLFGEHGQVLQHGKTRRLFTAAQNRALAARDGGCVWPGCDAPPSWCESHHVDGWLSDTHPGGLTDIDNGALLCHFHHTNVHKTHWKLTIRNGTPHLIPPEWLDWTQTPRPCQQNRARQKTGHHPPGPHNPARHRPPPTPPPTRQPSNPPASDPPHSDPRPGHPQSDDPRPGHPQTGHPQSDDPRPGQPRSGEPRSGEPRSSDRPPTEWWLEHRQSDTG, via the coding sequence ATGAACCAGCCAGCTGCTCCCGCACCCGACTTTGCGTCGGTGGTGTCGTGGGTTCTGGATGCCCGGCACGGCTTTGACGCCGTGTTGGCCGGTGCCGGTGGGGCTGCCGCGCCCTGCGGGCTTGCCGACGACGCTTTAGTGGCGGCGACTGTGCAGGTGGAGTCGTTGGGCCGGATCGTAGATGGGTTGCGTGTGCAGGTGGCTGGGGAGGTGGCGGCCAGGTCTGCTGCGGAGTTCGGGGCGGAGGGTCTTGCCCGGTCGCACAACGTCCGGTCGGTTCCGAAGTTCCTGGCCGCGATCACCGGTGCGCGGGACGAAACGATCAAGGCCAGGATCAAGCTCGCCTCCCAGGTACACACGAGCATCTCGTTGGTGGGGTTGCCGAACCCACCGCGGTTCCCGCAGGTTGCGGACGCTCTCGCCCGTGGCGATCTCGGGGTGGACGCGGCAGTCGCGATCACGCGCCGCCTCTCCGAGGCCGCCGCGAAGATCGGGTTCACCGAAGAAGTCTCGGAGGCCGAGGCCAGCCTCGTCGCGTTGGCGCAGCAGACGTCGGGTAGTTTCGGGTACTCCGCGAACCAAGTGGATGATCTGGCGATCCGGTGCCGAGAACACCTCGACCCCGACGGCGCAGAACCTCGCGAGGCGGACCTGCACGAGAAGCGCTACCTCGAGCTGAAGGCGCACCGTTCGGGGATGACGTCGATCCGGGGCCTGCTGTCCCCGTCGATGGCCGCGATCGTCGCGTCCGCGTTGGAGCCGCACACGTCCCCGCGTATCGTCGCGTTCGAGCCTGACCTATCCGACGCAGCCGACCCGTCGGCGCTCGGCGAGGCAGGCGCGGCTGCCACCGCAGCAGGCGCGGATGGCGCCGCTACCGCAGCAGGCGCGGATGGCGCGGATGGCGCGGATGGCGCCGCCGCAGCAGCAGGCATCGTGGCCGACACCTCCGCCACCAACCCCGCGGGCCTCAAGAACGGCGACCCCGTCGCGCTGGTCGACGGTCTGACCGCGGACACCCGCACCACGGGTCAGAAGCGCGTCGACGCGCTCGTGAACCTCCTGCAGGTCGCGGCGGGCCGGCCGGAGATGCCGCGCCTGAACGGTGCCGCACCCACCGTGAACCTCCACGCCTCCTTGGAAGACGTCGTCACCGGCCGCGGCATCGGCTGGATCGACGGCCTCACCGCCCCCGTCCCCTACTCGACCGTCGAGGCGCTCCTGTGTCACGGGGACGTGATCACGACCCTGTTCGGTGAACACGGGCAAGTCCTCCAGCATGGGAAGACCCGCCGCCTGTTCACCGCCGCACAGAACCGTGCGTTGGCGGCACGCGACGGCGGGTGTGTGTGGCCGGGCTGCGACGCACCCCCGTCCTGGTGCGAAAGTCACCATGTCGACGGGTGGCTCTCCGACACCCACCCCGGCGGGCTGACGGACATCGACAACGGGGCACTGCTTTGCCACTTCCACCACACGAACGTGCACAAAACACACTGGAAACTCACCATCCGGAACGGAACCCCGCACCTCATCCCACCGGAATGGCTCGACTGGACCCAAACCCCGAGGCCCTGCCAGCAGAACCGGGCCAGACAGAAGACCGGCCACCACCCACCCGGCCCGCACAACCCAGCCCGGCACCGCCCACCCCCGACACCACCGCCTACCCGACAACCGAGCAACCCTCCAGCCAGCGACCCACCCCACAGCGACCCCCGACCCGGCCACCCTCAATCCGACGACCCCCGACCCGGGCACCCTCAAACCGGCCACCCTCAATCCGACGACCCCCGACCCGGCCAGCCTCGATCCGGCGAGCCTCGATCCGGCGAGCCTCGATCGAGCGACCGGCCACCGACCGAATGGTGGCTCGAACACCGCCAGAGCGACACCGGGTAG
- the ybaK gene encoding Cys-tRNA(Pro) deacylase, translating into MARSPRSSRATRAGSSDGPTTAATVALAAAGVPFTPHAYHHDAASTNFGAEAADALGIEPERVFKTLMVDTDQGLAVGIVSVSSQLDVKSLAGAVGAKRGTMAEPAVAERKSGYVVGGISPFGQKTPLPTVLDDLALLFDTIYVSGGRRGFDIEVSPDDLLAVTGGQLATIRRE; encoded by the coding sequence GTGGCACGGTCGCCGCGCTCGTCACGCGCTACGCGCGCGGGTTCGTCCGACGGCCCGACGACAGCAGCCACGGTCGCCCTGGCCGCCGCGGGGGTTCCGTTCACCCCGCACGCCTACCACCACGATGCCGCGAGCACGAACTTTGGCGCTGAGGCCGCGGACGCTCTCGGCATCGAACCCGAACGCGTCTTCAAGACGCTCATGGTCGACACCGATCAGGGGCTGGCCGTCGGAATCGTGTCCGTCTCCTCACAACTCGACGTGAAGTCCTTAGCCGGTGCCGTCGGCGCCAAGCGCGGCACGATGGCCGAGCCGGCCGTCGCGGAGCGGAAGAGCGGGTACGTCGTCGGCGGCATCAGTCCCTTCGGGCAGAAGACCCCCCTGCCGACGGTTCTGGATGACCTGGCCCTCCTCTTCGACACGATCTACGTCTCGGGCGGGCGCCGCGGGTTCGACATCGAGGTCAGCCCCGACGATCTGCTCGCCGTGACGGGCGGGCAGCTGGCGACGATCCGTCGCGAGTGA
- a CDS encoding alpha/beta hydrolase, translating into MTDSPRRAAIDDDVVVWSVPTDELAERLPTSPFVIIMHGYGSHENDLISLAPLLPEGTIAASLRAPLVAPQPVVDGYAWFTIGQPGNPHISGLDDAAASVLEWLDRVEAVYGTPPSVATLGFSQGGAMAVHLLRTAPERFVAAVNLSGFTVSGEAPGDQVLAEVLPPVFWGRDVADPIITAEAVARTEAWLPGHSTLTAKLYPGIRHGVSQEEIGDVALFLRAAQSGGSGTSTAAGTAASAGAGATEPRD; encoded by the coding sequence GTGACCGACTCCCCCCGCCGCGCAGCCATCGACGACGACGTGGTCGTCTGGTCGGTGCCGACCGACGAACTCGCCGAACGCCTCCCGACCAGCCCCTTCGTCATCATCATGCACGGCTACGGGTCGCACGAGAACGACCTCATCTCGCTCGCACCGCTGCTTCCTGAGGGCACGATCGCAGCCTCCCTGCGCGCGCCCCTGGTCGCACCTCAGCCCGTGGTCGACGGCTACGCCTGGTTCACGATCGGCCAGCCGGGCAACCCGCACATCTCCGGGCTCGACGACGCCGCAGCATCCGTTCTCGAGTGGCTCGACCGTGTCGAGGCCGTCTACGGCACCCCGCCGAGTGTCGCCACGCTCGGGTTCTCCCAGGGCGGAGCCATGGCGGTGCACCTGCTGCGCACCGCACCCGAGCGGTTCGTCGCTGCGGTGAACCTGTCGGGCTTCACCGTCTCCGGCGAGGCGCCTGGCGACCAGGTCCTGGCCGAGGTGCTGCCCCCGGTGTTCTGGGGCCGGGATGTCGCGGACCCCATCATCACCGCCGAGGCCGTCGCCCGCACCGAAGCCTGGTTGCCCGGCCACTCGACGCTGACCGCGAAGCTGTACCCGGGCATCCGGCACGGGGTGTCGCAGGAGGAGATCGGCGACGTCGCGTTGTTCCTGCGGGCGGCGCAGTCCGGCGGCTCCGGCACCAGCACGGCGGCCGGCACCGCAGCCAGCGCCGGCGCCGGCGCCACCGAACCTCGAGACTAG
- a CDS encoding metal-sensitive transcriptional regulator has product MIEDIKKRALHRTRILEGQLRGLEKAIENEDYCVDIITQSLAIQKSLGSLNKLMVENHLKTHVSEMFDAGGEQREKAIEELVRIFELSRNRGE; this is encoded by the coding sequence GTGATCGAAGACATCAAGAAGCGGGCGCTGCACCGAACCAGGATCCTCGAAGGCCAGCTGCGGGGGCTCGAGAAGGCGATCGAGAACGAGGACTACTGCGTCGACATCATCACGCAGTCCCTGGCGATCCAGAAGTCGCTCGGATCCCTCAACAAGCTCATGGTCGAGAACCATCTGAAGACGCATGTGAGCGAGATGTTCGACGCCGGCGGGGAGCAGCGCGAGAAGGCGATCGAAGAGCTGGTGCGCATCTTCGAACTGAGCCGCAACCGCGGCGAGTAG
- a CDS encoding DNA-formamidopyrimidine glycosylase family protein: MPEGDTVYRTAEHLNAVLAGTVLTGCDIRVPKFATVDLTGETVDDVVSRGKHLLMRIGKFSIHSHLKMEGTWHLYREGTRWRKPAYKARAILRNAEWTAVGFELGLVEVLPRDREDEAVGYLGPDLLGPGWDAAEAERRLASDPAREIDVALLDQRNLAGLGNVYANELCFLRGVLPTRPVSEVPKLDAVVGLASRLILANRDRVERTTTGDLRPGRQVWVYNRAGQPCRRCGTTILTGKLGATELSLRDTYWCPRCQT; encoded by the coding sequence GTGCCTGAGGGTGACACCGTCTACCGCACGGCGGAACACCTCAACGCGGTACTCGCCGGCACGGTGCTGACCGGCTGCGACATCCGTGTGCCGAAGTTCGCCACCGTCGACCTCACCGGCGAGACCGTCGACGACGTGGTCAGCCGCGGCAAACACCTGCTCATGCGTATCGGGAAGTTCAGCATCCACTCGCACCTGAAGATGGAGGGCACCTGGCACCTCTACCGCGAGGGAACGCGGTGGCGGAAGCCGGCATACAAGGCGCGGGCGATCCTGAGGAACGCGGAATGGACGGCGGTCGGCTTCGAACTCGGACTGGTCGAAGTGCTGCCGCGCGACCGCGAAGACGAGGCCGTCGGATACCTCGGGCCCGACCTCCTCGGGCCCGGCTGGGACGCGGCCGAGGCTGAGCGACGCCTGGCGAGCGACCCTGCCCGCGAGATCGATGTGGCCCTGCTCGACCAGCGGAACCTCGCCGGGCTCGGCAACGTGTACGCGAACGAGCTGTGCTTCCTGCGCGGAGTGCTGCCGACCCGGCCGGTCAGCGAGGTGCCGAAGCTCGACGCCGTCGTCGGACTGGCGTCGCGGCTGATCCTCGCCAACCGTGACCGCGTCGAGCGCACCACCACCGGCGATCTCCGGCCGGGCCGGCAGGTGTGGGTGTACAACCGGGCGGGGCAGCCGTGCCGTCGGTGCGGGACGACGATCCTCACCGGAAAGCTCGGGGCGACCGAGCTCTCGCTGCGCGACACGTACTGGTGCCCGCGCTGCCAGACCTGA
- a CDS encoding ATP-dependent helicase, which translates to MKKAPKPEPTALSVLEKFSPATREWFTGAFAAPTEAQIGAWQAVSEGSHALVVAPTGSGKTLAAFLWAIDRLISEPARVPDAASSADAKDSPVGTRVLYISPLKALAVDVERNLRAPLVGVTQTAKRLGTTPPTVTVGVRSGDTTASDRRTMIKNPPDILITTPESLFLMLTSAARETLTDVQTVIIDEVHAVAATKRGAHLAVSLERLDALLEHPAQRIGLSATVRPPEEVARFLSGGVPVTIVAPVSTKKFDLRVVVPVEDMSDLGAAPALEGSAAAATPQQGSIWPHVEESIVDRVLQHRSSIVFANSRRLAERLTARLNEIYAERQGYEVDDDRFVPRADGAGGAGAGAGAGAGAGTGAGSAATSTAQRSAAAPAQVMAQSGQTRGAEPLLARAHHGSVSKEQRAIIEDDLKSGRLRCVVATSSLELGIDMGAVDLVVQVESPPSVASGLQRVGRAGHQVGEVSRGVIYPKHRADLIHSAVAADRMTKGLIETLAVPKNPLDILAQQTVAACALESVDVEEWFDRVKRSAPFNSLPRSAYEATLDLLAGRYPSDEFAELRPRIVWDRDAGTITGRPGAQRLAVTSGGTIPDRGLFGVFMVGEKASRVGELDEEMVYESRVGDVFALGATSWRIQEITHDQVRVTPAFGEPGRLPFWRGDGLGRPAELGRAIGAFTRAVGGASEDRALGMATDAGLDENAATNLVTFIAEQREATGHVPSDQTLIVERFRDELGDWRVILHSPYGMQVHSPWALAIGARIRERFGVDGGVVASDDGIVVRLPDTESEPPGADLFVFDADELELLVTTEVGGSALFASRFRESAARALLLPRQNPGKRSPLWQQRQRSAALLEVARRYPTFPIILETVRECLQDVYDLPSLKALAGEIESRRIRIIETETAEPSPFARSLLFGYVASFVYEGDSPLAERRAAALSLDPTLLAELLGRAELRELLDPGVIEQTERELQRVAAGRQATGVEGVADLVRMLGPLSIDELAERLTDGASASAHVAVLLDARRVLAVTIAGDARFAAIEDASRLRDALGVPIPFGVPDAFIEPVEDPLGDLVGRYARTHGPFTAPEVGVRLGLGSAVVHETLKRLEAARRVVEGEFRPTGVPGARGAAGAESAGGTDGTDDAVGAVGARDAVVIPIAPEFSRFAHAAATSEWCDNEVLRRLRSRSLAALRHEVEPVDAAAFGRFLPVWQHVGGNLRGVDGVLTVIEQLAGVPVPASAWETLVLPSRVRDYSPAMLDELTAAGEIVWSGSGSLAGSDGWVSLHLADTVRVTLPEMPELEPSDLQAAVLKTLAGGGAYFFRNLSDAVADELGSAAEKARVEASEATAAAERALAESVQPRSPRRTPKSGIGSGGLGTGAGGTDSAAVGTSPVHPVPVALPAPQPGAGYFTDEQLVTALWDLVWAGRLTNDTLAPLRTLTGGGATAHTVKRSAPRARMYRGRAYSRPTMATRVGPPTAGGRWSLLPRAERDATLRAHATAEFLLDRYGVVTRGSVMSEHQPGGFALTYRVLSQFEETGRCRRGYFIEGLGASQFATGGTVDRLRAFAADILRDQRGESGDPAQSGAAGAGGSGAGGMLGHDPRASASDAAPTKRRGSRDVERTRALTLAATDPANPYGAALPWPQGEGHRPGRKAGALVVLVDGELTLYVERGGKTVLAFADNEEALIEAADSLAQTVVSGRVDKLTIEKINGEFSVGSSVGRMLESSGFSNTPRGLRLRSA; encoded by the coding sequence GTGAAGAAGGCACCGAAGCCCGAGCCCACGGCCCTGTCCGTGCTCGAGAAGTTCTCCCCCGCGACCCGAGAGTGGTTTACGGGTGCCTTCGCGGCGCCCACCGAGGCGCAGATCGGCGCCTGGCAGGCGGTCTCCGAGGGGTCGCACGCACTGGTGGTGGCCCCCACGGGGTCGGGCAAGACGCTCGCGGCGTTCCTCTGGGCGATCGATCGGCTGATCAGCGAGCCGGCCAGGGTTCCGGATGCAGCGTCCTCAGCCGATGCGAAAGACTCCCCCGTCGGCACCCGCGTGCTCTACATCTCGCCGCTGAAGGCCCTCGCAGTCGATGTGGAGCGGAACCTCCGGGCCCCGCTCGTCGGCGTCACGCAGACCGCCAAACGCCTGGGCACGACTCCCCCGACCGTGACGGTGGGAGTGCGTTCGGGCGACACGACGGCCAGCGACCGGCGCACGATGATCAAGAACCCGCCCGACATCCTGATCACGACGCCGGAATCACTCTTCCTGATGCTCACCTCGGCGGCGCGCGAGACCCTGACAGATGTGCAGACGGTCATCATCGACGAGGTGCACGCGGTCGCCGCCACGAAGCGCGGTGCACACCTGGCCGTGAGCCTCGAACGGTTGGATGCCCTGCTGGAGCACCCGGCGCAGCGCATTGGTCTCTCGGCCACCGTGCGTCCGCCCGAAGAGGTGGCGAGGTTCCTGTCGGGCGGGGTTCCGGTGACGATCGTGGCGCCCGTCTCGACGAAGAAGTTCGACCTCCGGGTCGTCGTGCCGGTGGAGGACATGAGCGACCTGGGTGCAGCCCCCGCACTCGAGGGATCCGCGGCGGCCGCGACACCGCAGCAGGGCTCGATCTGGCCGCATGTCGAGGAGAGCATCGTCGACCGGGTGCTGCAGCACCGCTCCTCGATCGTGTTCGCGAACTCGAGGCGGCTGGCCGAGCGGCTGACGGCCCGACTGAACGAGATCTATGCCGAGCGGCAGGGGTACGAGGTAGACGACGACCGGTTCGTGCCGCGTGCCGACGGTGCGGGCGGTGCTGGTGCAGGCGCGGGTGCCGGTGCCGGTGCTGGTACGGGTGCGGGCTCAGCCGCGACATCCACCGCCCAGCGGAGCGCCGCGGCACCGGCGCAGGTGATGGCACAGAGCGGCCAGACCCGGGGCGCAGAACCGCTTCTCGCCCGGGCGCACCACGGCTCGGTCAGCAAGGAGCAGCGGGCGATCATCGAAGACGACCTGAAGAGCGGGCGGCTGCGCTGCGTGGTCGCGACGTCGAGCCTCGAACTCGGCATCGACATGGGCGCGGTCGACCTCGTCGTGCAGGTGGAGTCGCCGCCGTCGGTCGCGAGCGGGCTGCAGCGCGTCGGACGCGCCGGACACCAGGTCGGGGAGGTGTCGCGCGGGGTCATCTATCCGAAGCACCGGGCCGACCTCATCCACTCGGCCGTCGCGGCCGACCGCATGACGAAGGGGCTCATCGAGACGCTCGCCGTGCCGAAGAACCCGCTCGACATCCTGGCGCAGCAGACCGTGGCGGCCTGCGCACTCGAGTCGGTCGACGTCGAGGAGTGGTTCGACCGGGTCAAGCGGAGCGCGCCCTTCAACTCCCTGCCGCGGTCGGCGTACGAGGCGACGCTCGACCTGCTGGCGGGGCGCTACCCCTCCGACGAGTTCGCCGAACTCCGCCCGCGCATCGTGTGGGATCGCGACGCAGGCACGATCACGGGGCGGCCCGGAGCCCAGCGGCTGGCCGTGACGAGCGGCGGCACGATCCCCGACCGCGGCCTGTTCGGCGTGTTCATGGTCGGAGAGAAGGCCTCCCGGGTCGGCGAGCTCGACGAGGAGATGGTCTACGAGTCGCGGGTCGGCGACGTGTTCGCACTCGGAGCGACGAGCTGGCGCATCCAGGAGATCACGCACGACCAGGTGCGCGTCACCCCGGCATTCGGCGAGCCCGGGCGGCTGCCGTTCTGGCGCGGAGACGGGCTCGGCCGACCGGCAGAACTCGGCCGCGCGATCGGGGCGTTCACGCGGGCGGTCGGCGGGGCATCAGAAGACCGTGCGCTCGGGATGGCGACCGATGCGGGGCTCGACGAGAACGCGGCCACCAACCTGGTGACGTTCATCGCCGAGCAGCGGGAGGCGACGGGGCACGTGCCGAGCGACCAGACGCTGATCGTCGAACGGTTCCGCGACGAGCTCGGCGACTGGCGGGTCATTCTGCATTCGCCATATGGAATGCAGGTGCATTCGCCGTGGGCTCTGGCGATCGGGGCGCGGATCCGCGAGCGGTTCGGCGTCGACGGCGGTGTCGTGGCGAGCGACGACGGCATTGTGGTGCGGCTGCCCGACACCGAGAGCGAGCCGCCGGGCGCCGACCTGTTCGTGTTCGACGCCGACGAGCTCGAACTGCTCGTGACCACCGAGGTGGGCGGGTCGGCGCTGTTCGCGTCCCGGTTCCGGGAGAGCGCGGCGCGGGCGCTGCTGCTGCCCCGGCAGAACCCGGGCAAACGGTCGCCGCTCTGGCAGCAGCGGCAGCGGTCGGCGGCGCTGCTGGAGGTCGCCCGGCGGTATCCGACGTTCCCGATCATCCTCGAGACCGTGCGCGAGTGCCTGCAGGATGTCTACGACCTGCCCTCGCTGAAGGCCCTGGCCGGCGAGATCGAGAGCCGGCGCATCCGCATCATCGAGACGGAGACGGCCGAACCGTCGCCGTTCGCCCGCTCGCTGCTGTTCGGCTACGTCGCGTCATTCGTGTACGAGGGAGACAGCCCGCTCGCCGAGCGCCGGGCGGCGGCGCTGTCGCTCGACCCGACGCTGCTCGCCGAGCTGCTCGGGCGTGCGGAACTCCGCGAACTGCTCGACCCCGGCGTCATCGAGCAGACCGAACGCGAGCTGCAGCGGGTCGCCGCTGGGCGGCAGGCGACGGGCGTCGAAGGGGTCGCCGACCTGGTGCGGATGCTCGGACCGCTCAGCATCGACGAGCTCGCCGAGCGGCTGACCGACGGGGCCTCCGCCTCTGCGCATGTGGCGGTGCTGCTCGACGCCCGCCGCGTGCTGGCGGTCACGATCGCCGGCGATGCCCGGTTCGCGGCCATCGAAGACGCGAGCCGGCTGCGGGATGCGCTGGGAGTGCCGATCCCGTTCGGGGTGCCCGACGCGTTCATCGAGCCGGTGGAGGATCCGCTGGGCGACCTGGTCGGGCGATACGCACGCACGCACGGGCCGTTCACGGCGCCCGAGGTGGGGGTGCGCCTCGGGCTCGGCTCGGCGGTGGTGCACGAGACGCTGAAGCGGCTCGAGGCGGCGCGGCGGGTCGTGGAGGGCGAGTTCCGGCCGACGGGGGTGCCGGGAGCGCGGGGGGCTGCGGGCGCTGAGAGTGCGGGCGGCACGGACGGCACGGACGACGCAGTCGGGGCAGTCGGCGCGCGCGATGCCGTGGTCATCCCGATCGCACCCGAGTTCTCGCGGTTTGCACACGCGGCGGCGACCAGCGAGTGGTGCGACAACGAGGTGCTGCGGCGCCTTCGCAGCCGCTCGCTCGCGGCGCTCCGGCACGAGGTCGAACCGGTCGACGCTGCGGCGTTCGGACGGTTCCTGCCGGTCTGGCAGCATGTGGGAGGAAACCTCCGCGGGGTCGACGGCGTGCTCACCGTCATCGAACAGCTCGCCGGCGTGCCCGTGCCAGCCTCGGCCTGGGAGACGCTCGTGCTCCCGTCGCGCGTGCGGGACTACAGCCCGGCGATGCTCGACGAGCTGACCGCGGCCGGCGAGATCGTCTGGTCGGGCAGCGGATCCCTGGCCGGCAGCGACGGTTGGGTCTCGCTGCACCTCGCCGACACAGTGCGCGTGACCCTGCCCGAGATGCCGGAACTCGAACCGAGCGACCTGCAGGCCGCCGTGCTGAAGACGCTGGCCGGGGGCGGGGCGTACTTCTTCCGGAACCTGTCCGACGCGGTCGCCGACGAGCTCGGCAGTGCGGCCGAGAAGGCGCGGGTCGAGGCGTCCGAGGCGACCGCGGCAGCGGAACGGGCCCTCGCCGAGTCGGTGCAGCCGAGAAGTCCGCGGCGCACGCCGAAGTCGGGCATCGGGTCGGGCGGGCTCGGCACGGGTGCGGGTGGCACGGATTCGGCGGCCGTGGGCACCAGCCCCGTGCATCCGGTGCCCGTCGCCCTGCCTGCACCCCAGCCCGGCGCGGGCTACTTCACCGACGAACAACTCGTCACCGCGCTCTGGGATCTCGTCTGGGCCGGGCGCCTCACGAACGACACCCTCGCACCGCTCCGCACGCTCACCGGTGGGGGCGCGACGGCGCACACCGTCAAACGATCTGCGCCGAGGGCGCGGATGTATCGCGGCCGGGCCTACTCGCGCCCGACGATGGCCACGCGGGTCGGGCCGCCGACGGCCGGTGGGCGCTGGTCGCTGCTCCCCCGGGCAGAGCGGGATGCGACACTGCGGGCCCATGCCACCGCCGAGTTCCTGCTCGACCGGTACGGTGTGGTCACCCGCGGATCGGTGATGAGCGAACACCAGCCCGGCGGCTTCGCCCTCACCTACCGCGTGCTCAGCCAGTTCGAGGAGACCGGGCGCTGCCGGCGCGGCTACTTCATCGAAGGACTCGGCGCCTCCCAGTTCGCGACCGGCGGCACCGTCGACAGGCTGCGGGCTTTCGCGGCTGACATTCTGCGCGACCAACGGGGCGAGTCGGGCGATCCGGCACAGTCCGGGGCCGCAGGCGCAGGCGGCAGCGGTGCGGGCGGGATGCTCGGGCACGACCCGCGCGCGTCCGCGTCCGATGCCGCACCGACGAAACGGCGCGGCTCGCGTGACGTGGAGCGCACCCGGGCGCTCACCCTCGCGGCGACCGACCCCGCGAACCCCTACGGGGCGGCGCTTCCGTGGCCGCAGGGCGAGGGGCACCGGCCCGGACGGAAGGCGGGTGCACTCGTGGTGCTCGTCGACGGCGAGCTCACACTCTACGTGGAACGCGGAGGCAAGACCGTGCTGGCCTTCGCCGACAACGAGGAGGCACTCATCGAGGCGGCGGACTCCCTCGCCCAGACGGTGGTGTCAGGCCGAGTCGACAAGCTGACTATCGAGAAGATCAACGGCGAATTCTCGGTGGGATCATCCGTGGGCCGGATGCTCGAGAGTTCCGGGTTCAGCAACACGCCCCGAGGGCTGAGGTTGCGGAGTGCTTAG
- a CDS encoding NUDIX hydrolase family protein, translating into MSVRTPDPNSGWLSDQELEEIRRRLPLLYVEAVPVRVDGLGQVTEVGVLLRVSASGNMTRTIVSGRVMYGETLRDALFRHLEKDLGPMAFPQLPTSPIPFSVAEYFPLPGVSAFTDERQHAVSLAYVIPVTGTCDPRQDALELTWMTPEEASSDAIRAEMEGGRGALLRAALASVGRLG; encoded by the coding sequence ATGAGCGTTCGCACCCCTGACCCGAACTCCGGCTGGTTGAGTGACCAGGAGCTTGAAGAGATCAGACGGCGACTGCCGTTGCTCTACGTCGAAGCGGTTCCCGTGCGGGTCGACGGCCTCGGGCAGGTCACCGAGGTGGGGGTGCTCCTCCGTGTGTCGGCGAGCGGCAACATGACGCGCACGATCGTCTCGGGCCGGGTGATGTACGGCGAGACCCTCCGCGACGCGCTGTTCCGCCACCTCGAGAAGGACCTCGGGCCGATGGCGTTCCCGCAGCTGCCGACCAGCCCGATCCCGTTCTCGGTCGCCGAGTACTTCCCGCTGCCCGGTGTCAGCGCCTTCACGGATGAGCGCCAGCACGCCGTCTCGCTCGCCTACGTCATCCCGGTGACGGGCACGTGCGACCCGCGGCAGGACGCGCTCGAGCTCACCTGGATGACGCCCGAGGAGGCGTCGAGCGACGCGATCCGCGCCGAGATGGAAGGCGGTCGCGGCGCACTGCTGCGCGCGGCCCTCGCCTCCGTGGGGCGCCTGGGCTAG